The window CCTCGAGGATGGCCACGATCTCGAACCTCTCAGTCAGCATATCCTCCGCAGACATATTGTAAAACGGAGACTCCGCGTTGATCTTGTGAACGATGGTAGTCGGCCAGATGAAAAAGAGGTTCCCGTTCTGACCGTCGGTACCCACGGCCAATTCCTGTTGATTCTGCGACAACACTTCGCCTTCCTTGGTAGTTCTGGACCTTATCAACTGCGCTCGTATCGCAGCTCCGATAATGTGGCTTTTCCTCATATCACCGACCCTAAACATCAAACAGAGCTCGCCGTCTCTCTGACAGATCACGGCGTTCCTCGAGAAGAGCAACGTTTGAGTTCTCTGTTTGGGCCTGCTCATCTTGGCGAACACTATGCCCACCATGAACGCCTGGATCATCACACCGACGATGCTCTGGATGCACATGACGAAGATCGCCTCGGGACACTCCTCGGTGGTCCCACGGCTGCCATAACCGATCGTGTGCTGCGTCTCGATACTGAAGAGGAAGCAACTGGTGAAGGAGAAGATGTTGTTGATGCAGGGCGTCCAATTGTTCTCGATCTGATACGGCGGCAGGTGATGTTCTTCGAAGTCACCGTGGCTGAAGGCGATCAGCCACCAGATCACCGCGAAACCCAGCCAGGAGAGCACGAAGCTCAGGCTGAAGCAGAGCAACATCCAGCGCCATTGCGTGTCCACCAGGGTCCGTGAAGATGTCACGAAGGAAACGTAGGGAACGTCTGGAGATCCGGGACTGGAGGACGTTGCAGTCGCCGTTCTTCAACACGGCTCGCCGACGTAGCTTTCGCGTAGGCCATGCTCTGTACCGGCTCCTGCAAATTACAATACCCCTTTCAGAGAGAATAATTATCTCACGGATAGACTAAATTTTAGGAATTCGCCTCGCATGTCTCGAGGTCTTTTAGATTTTTCTCGCCAACAGTCGTTCCTTTCGGCGGTCGTTgcttttaatgaattattacaGCGGTCATTTGACACGATAAACGATCGTGACGGTGGCCATTTGTTAAGGTGATTGTACTCTTTATGAGGATGGACACGTTTTTGATTAAGAAATTTGATCTTGCGCATTACGACTAACCTGTTGTCGTACTTAGGAATAACAGTCTGGTATTTCGATGGAACCCGACAGATATTACGACTAATCTCGAGCAGTCGATCGTTCATTGATTTTGCTCGATTTTTTGCGGTAAACACTTGGCGCAATCGCGATCGTCGATTTGGAATTTTCGCGAGGAAACGACGATTACGTTTTCGTGCTGATTGCTTAACAATGACATCGTCTTCCACGCTATTCGGCCACGGACAACGTAAAATCCATACATTTGCATAGAATCTCAAGCGGTTTAATCACGTTTCCACGCGATAGTACGAGCGATGCAATATTTTTAACTCGCGTAACAACGGAGGGAATAAATTATATCTTGGAACACAAGTCGGAGACGTGAGATGCGCTACGAAATTGTCACCAAGGCCTCGTACacttttgtacacgcgtcgtaACATATTCTCCGCGGAGAACTCGGATTTGAATAACAAATTTCGTAGATCGCATTGTTCCTCCCGTGTCAATCTATCGCCACCTGACCGTTGGTTCTCCTTATTCCCCACGAATCGGACTCGTTATGATAAATCCTAACCAAGATTTCCTCGCCGCGCTTCCCAACGATTCGCGAATCGCGATTTTTACGACGCATTTTGCCAGATGTATTCTACTCGTTGCACACATTCACTGGGACACATTGTCAGACTCGCGTTTTTACTACGTTAAGCGGATGAACGCCTGTAAGCGTCGAGATGACGGTGGATGGAAAATTTTATCTCCGAGTTCATCTCTAGCGTACTCTGTATGGTCGACGGGACGAGTTCGCGTGAAACGCTCGAATCTTCGTTTTTCCTTTTTAACGCGTCGAGAGGAATACTCACGATGGATCTCTTCGCATTTTACGTCATCGTTCTTGAACCTTTCCATGACAAAGATTCGATCGCCTCGAAATTCACCAATTATCTCTCCACAAGCGGACGACGCACGTTTGATCGCGATCGCGACACATCTATAGAACTCACTCCGAAATTTCCACGACGATTTCCGCTCCGTTAGCGAACGTCCGTGTTCTCCGTAGCCACTGTCGACGTTTTCGCCAGCGAAAATGATTCTAACGATTCCGAGGGGCTCGAGTCGTTATTTTATCGTCCAACACTGTTGCCACTTGCTTCTAGTGCTCCTGCCAATCTACTCGAAACACGTTGAAGAGCGGATCCAACGTGCTTCTTAATCAGTCAGCGATAACTCGAACGAACTGCGATGCTTGCACGATTCGCGGCGCGAAGTCTGCGGACCTGCTGGGCGATTTCACCGTTCACCGATCTGGAAACGCACGAAAACCACACGGAAATCGGTGGAAAGGCGGCACACAGCTGCTGGAATATCGTCGCGAGCAGTTCGATGATCCGTCTGAGACCTTCGTGCTCGCCACCCTTTCATATGGCCAAAAGGAAGTCGCCATTTTGACTCCGTACGATAACCGAGCAACTGTTATCTaccaatttatttattgccacgCGTAAATCAATCGGTGATTCGCTGACACACGGTGAACCCTGGGATGTCGTTCGTCTCATCGTCGATCAACCTCGAGGatcgatcgttgtttcgcgcggaaATACTCGAATTCACTATCAAATCTTCGATTCCGAGTCTACTCGTAGGAGATTTCGTTCACGTCTCACCACTCAGTGTCACGGTATTAGATCATAGCGAACGCGATATTACGCGACCTCGAGTATTTCGTCGAGATATCGGACGATCTAAGTCCTGTTGTTATCAGGAACCGATGATAAGGACAGTTGACCATAAAAACGATTTCTATAATCCTAGGCTAGACTGAGAAGCGATAGTTTTTTACCATGAATAATCGCTATACCCCGATTATCTGTAGTGGACCTTGAGGATGATCTCGAAGGCTGTTCGCACTC of the Lasioglossum baleicum unplaced genomic scaffold, iyLasBale1 scaffold1380, whole genome shotgun sequence genome contains:
- the LOC143220648 gene encoding LOW QUALITY PROTEIN: G protein-activated inward rectifier potassium channel 3-like (The sequence of the model RefSeq protein was modified relative to this genomic sequence to represent the inferred CDS: deleted 1 base in 1 codon; substituted 1 base at 1 genomic stop codon) yields the protein MAENRTLLFNGPSKSSGMEEPQKLFRLPGTIEEEEEKDTEVQSHQPLPENPNTADSPLLGQRNTGTLSSLPRYVTLVRVSTQSSSIGGVGRQDSTRSVNGEIAQRSNLCHGKVQERXRKMRRDPSSRYRAWPTRKLRRRAVLKNGDCNVLQSRISRRSLRFLRDIFTTLVDTQWRWMLLCFSLSFVLSWLGFAVIWWLIAFSHGDFEEHHLPPYQIENNWTPCINNIFSFTSCFLFSIETQHTIGYGSRGTTEECPEAIFVMCIQSIVGVMIQAFMVGIVFAKMSRPKQRTQTLLFSRNAVICQRDGELCLMFRVGDMRKSHIIGAAIRAQLIRSRTTKEGEVLSQNQQELAVGTDGQNGNLFFIWPTTIVHKINAESPFYNMSAEDMLTERFEIVAILEGTIESTGQTTQARSSYLPQEILWGHRFEPMVMYSKERQGYEVDYSLFNSTAQVGTPLCSGRELAEFYKVQEELRHGNGKCLGIIETVNGLLALNRT